One Sulfitobacter sp. M39 genomic window, GCGGCGACCTTGCCGATGCTGACCAGATAGGCGGCGGTGCGCAGGTCTTCGACATCGTCGCGGCTGTGCCAGACTTCCGCCATCGACCGGTAGGCGTCGCTCATCGTGTCGTAAAGACCGGAGCGGACCAGCTCGAGCTCCCCCGCGCCGCGCAGGTATTTGTCCTTGAAGTTCGGGCTTAACTGCCAGCCGACACCGCTATCGGCGCTCAGACGTTCCAGCTCGTCCACTAGCAACTGGTGGCGGCTTTCCTCGTTGCGGCGCTGCATACGGCCAAAACGGATGTGGCTCAGGTTCTTGACCCATTCGAAATAGGACACCGTCACACCGCCGGCGTTGGCATACATGTCAGGGATGATCACCACGCCTTTTGCACGCAGGATATCATCGGCACCGGCGGTTACGGGGCCGTTGGCGGCTTCGACGATCAGCGGGGCCTTGATCTGATGCGCGTTGGTCAGATTGATCACCCCTTCCAGCGCCGCAGGGATCAGGATGTCACATTCCGCTTCCAGCAGCTTGGCACCGTCTTCTTCAAGGGGCGCATCGGGATAGCCCTTGATCGTGCCGTGCATGGAAATCCAGCGGTGCACCTCTTCCACATCAAGACCACGGTCATCGAACAACGCGCCATCACGTTCAATGATCGCGGTGATCTTGCAGCCATCCTCTTCGCTCAGGAACTTGGCGGCGTGGTAGCCCACGTTGCCCAAGCCCTGCACCACAACGCGTTTCCCGTCCAGCTCGCCGCCCAGACCGGCCTTTTCCATCCCCTTGGTGTCGCGGAAGAAAGCGTGCAGCGCATATTGCACGCCGCGGCCCGTCGCCTCGGTCCGACCGTGGATACCGCCCGCGTTGATCGGCTTGCCCGTCACACAGGCAACCCCGTTGATGTCCGTGGTGTTCATGCGTTTGTACTGATCCGCGATCCAGGCCATCTCGCGCTCGCCCGTGCCCATGTCGGGGGCGGGAACGTTTTGCGCGGGATTGATCATATCGCGCTTGATCAGCTCGTAAGCGAAACGGCGGGTGATCAGTTCCAGCTCGTGTTCATCGTAGTCGCGCGGATCAATGCACAGCCCGCCTTTGGAGCCCCCGAACGGCGCTTCGACCAGCGCGCATTTATAGGTCATCAACGCCGCCAGCGCCTCTACCTCGTTCTGGTTCACGCCAGGGCTGTAACGGATGCCGCCCTTGACCGGCTCCATGTGTTCGGAATGGACCGAGCGATAGCCGGTGAAGGTCTGGATACCACCGCGCAGGCGCACGCCGAAACGCACCGTGTAGGTCGCGTTGCATACGCGAATCTTCTCTTCCAGACCCGGCGACAGGTCCATCAGGGCCACCGCCCGGTTAAACATGATGTCGACGCTATCGCGAAAGCTCGGTTCGGTTCCGGGGTTCATTCTACGCTCCTAAATTGGCTCTGCGACCCTGATGCGGGCCGGTTCATCGCCTCGCCTTTTGAACATGGCACCTGCGTCAAGCAAAGCTGTAAATCACCATATTTCGAAGTTTTCGCACAAATTTTAATCAGTTTGAAAACTTATCGCCTAAGGCGAGCAATCACCGCACATCAGACAAGCAGTGCGCGAAGTTTCCTGACAGGGGACAGTCCGGCTGCGCCCGCGGGATCTGCCCTGAAAACGGCCTGAGTATACACTTTTTTAAACGTATTTCGCCCTATTTCGGCCAACTTCACCCCGCATATCTGCTGGCAACGCCGATCCGCCCGAAATGCGTCTGTCGCATGGGTCGCACGAATAAGGACATGGAAATGCCGGTTAACGATACAGTGAGTAAATGGGTAACCCTCCCCCTGCGCAAGCAGTTGACGCGGTTCGCCCGTGAAGACGACGGGTTGGTGACGATCCTCGCGCTTTTCATGATCATGATGATGATCGCCGTAGGAGGCATCCAACTGGATTTCATGCGCCACGAGATGGAACGCTCGCGCCTGCAAGCTGTATCCGACCGTGCTGTTCTGGCCGCTGCCGATCTGGATCAGATGCGCGACCCCAAAACGGTGGTGGAAGATTACTTTTCCAAATCGGGCATGACCGAGTTTCTGTCGAATGTCACTGTCGACGACGGTCTGAACTTTCGCACCGTGACGGTCGACGCAAGCAAAGACATGGACACCCAGTTTATTGGCCGATTTGGTTTCCCCACGCTCGAAGTGCCCGCCCATAGTCAGGCGGAAGAACGCGTTGCGAAAGTCGAAATTTCGCTCGTGCTCGATATCTCGGGGTCGATGGCCACCAATAACCGTCTGGGCGAAGTACAGGACGCCGCCGACATCTTTCTGGACACCGTGCTGAAGGACGAGAACGAAGACCTGATTTCAGTCTCCCTGGTCCCCTACTCGGAACAAGTGAACGCGGGCCCGCTGATCATGGACCGTATGAACGTGAACAGAAAGCATGACTATTCCCACTGCATTGATTTCGACAATGGTGACTTCGATTCAATCGCGATGAATAGCAGCACCCGGTATGACCAGATGCAGCACTTCCAGTGGAACTACGATGGCCGCAACAACTACCGTGACGATACGGTTTGCCCGCGCTACGATTACGAGCGTATTACCCCGTTTTCGCAAGACAAACTCACGTTGAAGAACCAGATTGATGACCTTGTACCGCGCGCTGGTACGTCGATCTTCCTTGGCATGAAATGGGCCGCAGCGATGCTTGATCCGGCGTTCCGGGACATCAACAACTCGCTGGTGAACGCCGGGCATGTCGACCGTGAATTCTACAACCGCCCCGCCAGCTATGACGATTCAGAAACGCTTAAGACTGTTATCCTTATGACAGATGGCGCGAATGATAACTCGTTCCGCATCAGCAATACGTACTACAACGAAGATAGCGAGTATGTTCACTGGAATAGGTACAACCTTTGGTGGTACCTACGCCGCGAGGTAAACTCGCGCTACTGGAGCTATTTCTATTATCAGAAGTACAACAAATCGCTGGGCAACACCTTGCTGTCGAATATCTGCGACGCTGCCAAAGCCAAGCGGATCGTGATCTGGTCCATCGGGTTCGAGGTCGATGACGAGGATGTCGACGCGATGCAGGATTGCGCCTCCTCGCCCAGCCACTTCTTCCGCGTCGAAGGCGTCGAGCTTTCCGAGGCTTTCCGCGCCATCGCCCGCCAGATCAACCAGTTGAGATTGACCCAATGATCGCCCGCATTTCACAAGCGCTGCGCCGGTTCCGCCGGGGTGAGGATGGCGCGGTTGTCCTGATCGAGTTCGTGATCCTCTTTCCGGTCATCTTCGGCATGTTCCTCGCGTCGGTCGAGGTCAGCCTTTATTCCCTGCGACAGTTCCACCTGAACCGCGGGCTGGAAACGGCAGTACGGTACATCCGGCTGAACACACGCACGACGATCACCCACGACATGATTAAAACGATGATCTGCGACAACGTGGGCTATATCGGCGACTGCAAGGATACCCTGCGCCTAGAGATGGTGCTGGTGGACCCGCGCAACTTCGCGGCGATGAACGCCTCGCCCGACTGCGTGGACACATCCCTACCCGTCAATCAGGAACGCGGCTTTACCCTTGGGGCGCAGCACCAGTTGATGCTGCTGCGGGCCTGCGTCAAGTTCGATCCGATGCTGCCGGGCAGCGCTATGGGCTTCAAGTTCGAAACTGATGGCGCGGGACAGGGCAGCATGTACGCCGTATCCTCCTTTGTGCAGGAGCCAAGCTAATGGTTATCTCTTATCTCAAACGCCGTGTATTGGCGCGTTTCCTGCGCGATCAGGACGGCAGCGCCTCGATCGAAGCGGTGATCATGATGCCCATGGTCTTCTGGGTCTATCTGGCGATGTTTACCTTCTTCCAGACCTATCAGGAATATTACACCAACCAGAAAGCGGCCTATACCATCGGCGATATGATCTCGCGCGAGACGCTGCCGATGGACACCGAATATATGGACGGCGTTCAGGATCTGCTGGACTATATGACCCGGTCCTCGGGCGAAACGACAGTGCGGATCACCTCGGCGCAATACGATCAGAAGAACAAGCGGTTCCTGCTGCATTGGTCCCGCGCCCGCGGCAGCCTGAGCGACGCGACCCAGGCCGATGTGACGGCCTGGACGGATAAAATTCCGGAGCTGGAGGATGGTGAATATATCACCGTCACCGAGACATGGACGTCATTTGCCCCGCCCTTCAACATCGGGCTGCCGGTGCAAGAGGTGAAGAACTTTGTCTTTACCCGCCCGCGCTACGCCCCTTGGGTGCTCTATTCGGACGGGGCTTAAAAGCTAACGATCACGACAAAAAGAAAAGGCCCGTGGCGATCTGCCTGCGGGCCTTTTGCTTAGGATCGTTCTGCCATCATGGCAGAGATGATCTCGGACATGAACTTGGTCTGACTGCCGGGAGTCATGCCGCCGACACCGATGCGCCGGCCAATCCGCCACCACAGGCCCGGGCGCCAGATGCGGTCACCGCCGGTGCCCGGCTTGGTGCGCAATAGAAAACCGTTGGACGGCTTGAACGCAAAAACGCCGCGATCCAGCCCGATGATGTCTTCGACCCGTGCAATCACCGTACCGTCGCTGTCGCGCAATTCGGTGGCGGTCAGCTCGATCGCGCCCGCGGTTGCGCGGCGCATCTTGTCAGCCATCCAAAGCGCCAGCCCCCCCATTGCCAGCAAGAACACCTGCCAGCCCAGACCGGGCGACGACGTGAACGCGACGTAGATCAGGAACAACCCCAATATCCCAAGCGCCGTCAGCCCAATGGCCCGCCGCCCAGAGGAGGCACGCGTGGTGGCAAGAACTTCGTTGGGATCGTTGAATTCAGGGAGCATGGGGCGCGACTTTCGTTAAGGTCGCTTTGCCTACCGCGCCGGGCGCGCATTTGGCAAGCCCGCGCCGCGCAATCCCGCACGGCAGGCCCTGACCGCTTGTGCCAGTTGCCAGCCTATTGACCGGCCTTCGGAGGCTTTGCGCCGTCGCGTTTGCCTTTTTTGCCGCGCTTGAGCATTTCCTCGACTCGGTCGGCATAAGCTGCACGCTCGGTCGCCGACATCTGAGCCAACTCGGCCAGCCACGCGTTTTGAACGGTCTGCTGAACGGTCAGTGTGGCGTCGCGTTGCAGGTCCAGCACGCGGCGTGCCTCTGCGGGGGCGAAGGGCTCTGCGCGGATGGCGGTCAGCGCCTCTTGATACAATGCGCGGCGTGCGGCACGGCTGACGGATTTATCCTCGCGCCCCTTGCGCGCATCGGCAAAAACGGCGCGGCGGCGTTCTTCGGGCAGCGCCATGACGTAGGGCGTGCCATAGTCGCGCATGTGCCGCATCGCGCCACCATGCGGCCCGTCAAAGCGATAGGCCGCCCCCGCAACCAGCCCCAACACCAGCAGGTTCACCCCCAGCGACAGCCCCAAGGCCCATCGCAGTGTCTTCGTGCTTTTGAATGCAAAGCCTGCCATTTTCTATCCCTCGTCCAAGTCCCAGCCAAACGCCGTCAGATCTGACGTATAGGTGTCCAGCGATGTCGCATCGGCTACGATGTAATCGTCGCCGCCGGTGATGATCTGCGTCGCAACATCCGGCAGGCCACTTGGTGGGGCGACCCCGATCCAGAACCCGACAGCCGTTGCCGTGATCAGCCCGCCCAAGGCAGGTGCGCCGCCGATGGCGCGCCAAAAACCACGCCAGCCCCCTATTGCGGGGGCAGGCTGTGCCGCCAGCGCATCGGCGATCATCCGGTCCATCATGCCGGCAGGCATCTGCGGCGGGGTCGCCCGCGCCTGTTCGAAATGCGCCTCTAGCGTATCTGTTTCACGTTTTGTCATCATCGTATCCCAAGGCGTCACGTCTTGCGCCCAAAAGTTTCGCCAAAGCCCTTTTGCCCCGAGCGGTCAGGCTTTCAACCGCTTCGACCCCGACATCCAGAATGGTCGCGATCTCGGGGTTCGCCAACCCGTCTATGTGGCGCAGCACCACCGCCTGCCGCTGCCGCTCGGGCAAGGTGTCCAGCGCCGCTTGCAAGGCATCCTCGCGCGCCGTGCGCTGCAGCCGTGCCTCGGCGCTTTCCGCCGGATCGGCGGGTTCCGCGATGTCCTCGAGCGGGACACCACGGCCGCGTTTGCGCAGCCGGTCGGTGCACAGGTTGGCGGTTACACGGTACAGCCAAGTTGTTACCTTCGCTTCTCCATCGCGCCAGTCCGGTGCGATCTTCCACAGGCGCATCAGCGCGTCTTGCGTCACGTCTTCAGCCTCGGCCGCGTTGCCCAGAATGCGGAAGGCGTGACCAAAGATGCGCGGTGTCAGCTGAACCGTCAACAGCCGTGCCGCCGCCGCATCCCCCTGCACATAGCGGTGCAGCAAGGCGCGTTCGGGGTCATCCGCCGTACCGGCATCAGAGGTATCCTGCATATTCATCAAGCCGGAGGTAGCCTTTGCGGGCGCGCCGTTCAAGCGCGCCCGCATGCTTGCCTTATTCCGTTGCAGCCGCGTCGCCGTCATCGGACTTGTCGTGCTTCATGTGTTTGCCGGGTTTGCCGTGCCCGTCTTTGCCGTCATGACCACCGCGCTTGCCGTGATGTTTGCCACCCATGCGGGCCTTGGCGAACTCTTCCGCGCTCAGCGAGCCGTTTTCGTCAGCGTCCAGCTTTTCGATCATCTGCTCGGGGCTGTGACGCCCGGCCATTTCTTCCATCGACAGCTTGCCGTCTTCATTGGCGTCCATGCGCTTGATCATCTTGCCGTGACGCTTGGCCATTCGGTCGCCTTTGCCCTTGCCCATGGCTTCAAGCTCGGTCGCGGAAAGCGACCCGTTGCCGTCTGTGTCCAGCTTCTCCAGCAGGCGCTGGCTGCGCTCAGCGTGGCGTGCCTTGGCTGCGGCGGCAAGTTCATCCTGTGTCAGGAAGCCGTCGCCATCGGCGTCAGCAGCCGCGAAACGTGCCGCAGCGTGGGCTTTCATTTCTTCGGCAGTGACTTCACCGTTCATATCGGTGTCCAACTGGACAAAGTGGCTTTGCTTGCCGCCCTCTGCCTTATCGGCATTCTGCGCGACCAGTGTCGTGCCGCCCAATGCGATCAAGCCGCTCAAGAGTGCGATCTGAAGATTTGCTCGTTTTGTCATCTGTTTCTTCCTTTGGTGATCTATCTAACGCCCACCGTTTTCAGCGTGGCGATACCGGTTCAAACGACAGCCGCCCGTCATTCCGTCGCAAAAAATGTGAAAAAGTTTTGGGCACCCCTGCACGGGCTTTGCGACATGGCGACGCAACTGCCCCAAGATCTCTTTATTTCGCGGCGTTTTGGCCGCATGTAGGATGGGAACAAGGAAGCCAAGATGACTGACCAGACCGTAGATATGCCTCACGTAGACACCGATGAACGCAGCATGAAGAAATCCCTGCTGCGCGGCTGGCGGCGTAAATGCCCCAACTGCGGGGCTGGACCGATGCTGAAAAGCTATCTGAAGGTTAACGATACCTGTACCGTCTGCGGCCAAGAACTGTTCCATCACCGCGCCGATGATGGTCCGGCCTATCTGACGATCCTCGTTGTCGGGCACCTGCTGGCCCCGGGGCTGCACATCGCCTTTGTGGTCTGGCGCCCCGAGCCGCTGACGTTGTTTACAATCTTTTCGGTTGGCTGCGTCGGATTGTCCCTCTACCTTCTGCCTAGAATGAAAGGGGCCATGATCGGCTTCCAATGGGCAAAGCGCATGGGCGGGTTCGGCAGCACCAGCTGACCGGCACCCCAAAAGCCCCGCTAGAAAAACAGGACATGGGGCAAGGCGATGACCATCGATAAAAGCAAAATCCGCAACGCAGCCACGGTGATCGTGATCCGCGACCGGCATACCGCACCGCGGATCCTGATGGGGCAGCGCGGGGCGACGGCGGCCTTCATGCCCAATAAATTCGTCTTTCCGGGCGGTGCTGTCGATCTGGGCGATGCGCAAGTGCCGCTGGCAAGCATGGTCGATGAAACCTGCCAGAACCGTCTGGCCGAAGACGCCGATGGCAGCCTTGCACACGCCTTGGTGGTGGCCGCGATCCGCGAGCTTTGGGAAGAGACCGGCCTGATCCTTGGCCAGAAAGGCGCATGGGAGGGCACGCCCCCAGCCGATTGGCTGACCTTTGCACAGCGCGGCTACCTGCCCCACGCGGCCCCGCTGCAATTTGTTTTCCGCGCCCTGACGCCTCCTGGCCGTCCGCGCCGCTTTGACGCGCGTTTCTTTCTAGTCGATGCCGAGGATATCGCCACCGATCTGGACAATTTCGACGACGCCTGTGACGAGCTTTCGCATCTGCAATGGGTGGCCCTGTCGGACGCGCGCAAATTCGACATGCCCTTCATCACCGAGGTGGTGCTGGCCGAAGTCGAGGCCCGCGCCCGGCAGCTTGACCCGCCCGCCTCGGTCCCGTTTTTCAAGAATAACGACGAAGAAAGCCTGTTCCTGCGTTTGCGCGGGCGCCCGATGCCAATCTAGGCGACCATCACCAGCATCAGGATCGACGCGATCAGCACCGCCATGCCAGCCGCCTCACGGGGGCTAATTTTCTCGCGGAAGATCAGGGTGGAGGCCGCAACGCTCAGGATCAGCTCTACCTGACCAAGGGCTTTGACATAGGCCGCGTTCTGCAAGGTGAAGGCGATGAACCAGCACAGCGATCCACCCATCGAGGTCAGCCCGATCCAGAGCGCGACCCGGCGCGCGCGCCAGACATCGCGGATCTGCCCCGGTTCGCGCAGCCGCAGGTACACCGCCATGATCAGCGATTGCATCGTCACCACCGCCGCGAGGGTCACGCCTGCGCGCAGCACCGGCAGATCGGTCTGCACCGCCAGCGACGCCCCGCGATAGGACACGGCTGACACCGCAAAAAGCGCGCCTGACGCGATCCCCAACCCCGCCGCGCGATTGCGCAGGTCGCGCAGGTGAAAGCCCTTGGCCTCTGCCCCGCCGGACAGCAGCAGCAACCCCACCACGCCAAGGGCAATCGCGGCGAACCCGGTGGCGCTGACGCCCTCGCCCAGAATGATCCAGCCCACCAGCACGGTCAGGATGACTTCGGTCTTCTTGAAGGTGATGCCCACGGCAAAGTTGCGCTGTTTGAACAGTAGCACCACACAGACCGTCGCGAGGATTTGCGCCGTGCCCCCGACCAACCCATGCGTCCAGAACCCCGGCCCAAGCGGCGGCAGCGGTGTCGCGCTGAGCGCCAGATAGGCCGCGAGCCCCACTAGGATGAAGGGCGCGGAATACAGAAACCGCGAGAACGTCGCCCCCGCCGCCGACAGGGTCGCGGTGGCGAGGTATTTTTGCAGCATGAACCGCCCGGTCTGAAAGACCGCGGCGGCCAGCGTCACAAGGATCCACAGGTCCGGCAGCGTGTCAGCCATGGGCGCTGACCCCGATCACCGCAGCGCGCCCACAAAGCGTGTCGACGCCGTAATTTCTGCGCGCTTGGTCATTGGGTCAGCCTTAGCAGATCCGTGTCATAGCCGTTAAAATCCAATATCTCGCGCGCCGCTGTTATCCGGTCCGCGCCGCCTGTGGCGCTGCGGTCGAGGATCCAACCAAAGTCGCCAGCGGGATTGCCGACCACCGCGGTGCGGAACCCTTCGTCGACCCAAAGCACCCAAAGCGTGCGCGTGCTGCCATCGGGGCGCGACAGCGCATAGCGCCCCTGCCCCTGCTGCTGCGCCAACCACAGCGTTCCGCCGTCGCCACAGCCGACCTGTGTGCACAGCTGGAACGCAGGGCCCTTCGTCGTCTCGACCAAGGCCACCTGCGCCACGCCGTCACCAAAGCTGTCGCGGACCAGCCACGCTCCTTTAAAGCGCGCCGCGTCATAGCGGCTGGTCGCACCGATCAGCGCGCGCGTATCGCGCAGACCTGGTGCCGTTTCAGGTGCGGGTCCGGCGCACCCGGCCAAGACCGCCAGCGACAGCAGCGCGCGCTTCATGCCGCGGCCCTTATGGTGAGGCCAAGCGGTGCCGGGGCGCTGACCTGTGCGCCCATATAGTTGATACCCGCGACCGAGCAGGTGATGAATACGTTCTTGTTCATGGTGAGTTGCATCCAAATCTACCAGTGACGGTTGCGCAACAGCGGCTCTGTATCAATAGGGCATCGGATGCGCTTTATGCGCGGCATCCAGATCGGCCATCACCTCTTTATCCAAATGCAGGTCGATCCCGCCGAGGATCACCTCGAGCTGATCCAGCGAGGTCGCGCCAAAGATCACCGAGGTCATGAAGGGCCGTTGGCGCGTGAAGGCCAAGGACATCTGCACCGGATCCAGCCCATGTTTCTGCGCGATCTGCAGATAGGCGTCCACCGCATCGAACACGCGATCCGTTTTGCGCCCGCCCAGATCCCCGTTGATCGCCATGCGCGACCCTTCGGGCAGCGCGCCATTCTGGTATTTGCCCGTCAGCAGCCCCGCCGCCAGCGGAGAAT contains:
- a CDS encoding DUF983 domain-containing protein, with translation MTDQTVDMPHVDTDERSMKKSLLRGWRRKCPNCGAGPMLKSYLKVNDTCTVCGQELFHHRADDGPAYLTILVVGHLLAPGLHIAFVVWRPEPLTLFTIFSVGCVGLSLYLLPRMKGAMIGFQWAKRMGGFGSTS
- a CDS encoding lipocalin family protein; protein product: MKRALLSLAVLAGCAGPAPETAPGLRDTRALIGATSRYDAARFKGAWLVRDSFGDGVAQVALVETTKGPAFQLCTQVGCGDGGTLWLAQQQGQGRYALSRPDGSTRTLWVLWVDEGFRTAVVGNPAGDFGWILDRSATGGADRITAAREILDFNGYDTDLLRLTQ
- a CDS encoding NUDIX hydrolase; translation: MTIDKSKIRNAATVIVIRDRHTAPRILMGQRGATAAFMPNKFVFPGGAVDLGDAQVPLASMVDETCQNRLAEDADGSLAHALVVAAIRELWEETGLILGQKGAWEGTPPADWLTFAQRGYLPHAAPLQFVFRALTPPGRPRRFDARFFLVDAEDIATDLDNFDDACDELSHLQWVALSDARKFDMPFITEVVLAEVEARARQLDPPASVPFFKNNDEESLFLRLRGRPMPI
- a CDS encoding TadE/TadG family type IV pilus assembly protein, with the translated sequence MPVNDTVSKWVTLPLRKQLTRFAREDDGLVTILALFMIMMMIAVGGIQLDFMRHEMERSRLQAVSDRAVLAAADLDQMRDPKTVVEDYFSKSGMTEFLSNVTVDDGLNFRTVTVDASKDMDTQFIGRFGFPTLEVPAHSQAEERVAKVEISLVLDISGSMATNNRLGEVQDAADIFLDTVLKDENEDLISVSLVPYSEQVNAGPLIMDRMNVNRKHDYSHCIDFDNGDFDSIAMNSSTRYDQMQHFQWNYDGRNNYRDDTVCPRYDYERITPFSQDKLTLKNQIDDLVPRAGTSIFLGMKWAAAMLDPAFRDINNSLVNAGHVDREFYNRPASYDDSETLKTVILMTDGANDNSFRISNTYYNEDSEYVHWNRYNLWWYLRREVNSRYWSYFYYQKYNKSLGNTLLSNICDAAKAKRIVIWSIGFEVDDEDVDAMQDCASSPSHFFRVEGVELSEAFRAIARQINQLRLTQ
- a CDS encoding TadE/TadG family type IV pilus assembly protein — protein: MVISYLKRRVLARFLRDQDGSASIEAVIMMPMVFWVYLAMFTFFQTYQEYYTNQKAAYTIGDMISRETLPMDTEYMDGVQDLLDYMTRSSGETTVRITSAQYDQKNKRFLLHWSRARGSLSDATQADVTAWTDKIPELEDGEYITVTETWTSFAPPFNIGLPVQEVKNFVFTRPRYAPWVLYSDGA
- a CDS encoding EF-hand domain-containing protein — encoded protein: MTKRANLQIALLSGLIALGGTTLVAQNADKAEGGKQSHFVQLDTDMNGEVTAEEMKAHAAARFAAADADGDGFLTQDELAAAAKARHAERSQRLLEKLDTDGNGSLSATELEAMGKGKGDRMAKRHGKMIKRMDANEDGKLSMEEMAGRHSPEQMIEKLDADENGSLSAEEFAKARMGGKHHGKRGGHDGKDGHGKPGKHMKHDKSDDGDAAATE
- a CDS encoding RNA polymerase sigma factor; protein product: MTATRLQRNKASMRARLNGAPAKATSGLMNMQDTSDAGTADDPERALLHRYVQGDAAAARLLTVQLTPRIFGHAFRILGNAAEAEDVTQDALMRLWKIAPDWRDGEAKVTTWLYRVTANLCTDRLRKRGRGVPLEDIAEPADPAESAEARLQRTAREDALQAALDTLPERQRQAVVLRHIDGLANPEIATILDVGVEAVESLTARGKRALAKLLGARRDALGYDDDKT
- a CDS encoding Glu/Leu/Phe/Val family dehydrogenase: MNPGTEPSFRDSVDIMFNRAVALMDLSPGLEEKIRVCNATYTVRFGVRLRGGIQTFTGYRSVHSEHMEPVKGGIRYSPGVNQNEVEALAALMTYKCALVEAPFGGSKGGLCIDPRDYDEHELELITRRFAYELIKRDMINPAQNVPAPDMGTGEREMAWIADQYKRMNTTDINGVACVTGKPINAGGIHGRTEATGRGVQYALHAFFRDTKGMEKAGLGGELDGKRVVVQGLGNVGYHAAKFLSEEDGCKITAIIERDGALFDDRGLDVEEVHRWISMHGTIKGYPDAPLEEDGAKLLEAECDILIPAALEGVINLTNAHQIKAPLIVEAANGPVTAGADDILRAKGVVIIPDMYANAGGVTVSYFEWVKNLSHIRFGRMQRRNEESRHQLLVDELERLSADSGVGWQLSPNFKDKYLRGAGELELVRSGLYDTMSDAYRSMAEVWHSRDDVEDLRTAAYLVSIGKVAASYRAKGL
- a CDS encoding TadE/TadG family type IV pilus assembly protein, translating into MIARISQALRRFRRGEDGAVVLIEFVILFPVIFGMFLASVEVSLYSLRQFHLNRGLETAVRYIRLNTRTTITHDMIKTMICDNVGYIGDCKDTLRLEMVLVDPRNFAAMNASPDCVDTSLPVNQERGFTLGAQHQLMLLRACVKFDPMLPGSAMGFKFETDGAGQGSMYAVSSFVQEPS
- a CDS encoding DMT family transporter, whose product is MADTLPDLWILVTLAAAVFQTGRFMLQKYLATATLSAAGATFSRFLYSAPFILVGLAAYLALSATPLPPLGPGFWTHGLVGGTAQILATVCVVLLFKQRNFAVGITFKKTEVILTVLVGWIILGEGVSATGFAAIALGVVGLLLLSGGAEAKGFHLRDLRNRAAGLGIASGALFAVSAVSYRGASLAVQTDLPVLRAGVTLAAVVTMQSLIMAVYLRLREPGQIRDVWRARRVALWIGLTSMGGSLCWFIAFTLQNAAYVKALGQVELILSVAASTLIFREKISPREAAGMAVLIASILMLVMVA
- a CDS encoding periplasmic heavy metal sensor — translated: MAGFAFKSTKTLRWALGLSLGVNLLVLGLVAGAAYRFDGPHGGAMRHMRDYGTPYVMALPEERRRAVFADARKGREDKSVSRAARRALYQEALTAIRAEPFAPAEARRVLDLQRDATLTVQQTVQNAWLAELAQMSATERAAYADRVEEMLKRGKKGKRDGAKPPKAGQ